A stretch of Natator depressus isolate rNatDep1 chromosome 2, rNatDep2.hap1, whole genome shotgun sequence DNA encodes these proteins:
- the ZNF438 gene encoding zinc finger protein 438 isoform X1, with the protein MQNPLNLFEDKRKSSSGIIRSGNGFQNKSQFRTIAPKMVPKVITSGVSCLPPVLPEQTNPISSASSKSLIMPTQNYTLMQVAGREGTFSLVALPHITPSLAAQRIQRSNVSPPENLKLPIPRYQSVKNKLLIDKKTIQTSSSSAHNKIPTKAQISSQTPAMTTSTGDLPEAHSTTDSSEQVILIDRGSTEITVATLLSENNCIESVSPLLNKTETAEDSISGPSVIKESLSKPMNARNPVKINLHSMKSTTEATKGSVILAEKLKEKLVNSANSVTVLSPAIFGNEVQLTHSAPKGKIPILPYSRMKNAMFCKPKQNSNTVAASTPGRRPECEKIPPLVKTFNVSTRVYDKLLAISFAQISKQAPYENTFSPATKLDIDNLKKLNGVASKRRGRKRRTPDDILAFQTKRRKCIINKFREGKERIKVDPRESKDCRAESVTKYRSIRPKPVVVMQALAPLTSPAAIIETHTPDCIEQDIFLNDPLPNKYLSYKQSDGTSAKQSDLCTNVFSTVPKPWHKCHVCNHNFQFKHHLQDHMNSHTNRRPYSCRICHKAYVHSGSLSTHMKLHHNEGRLKKLVCCEFCAKVFGHARVYFGHLKEVHRVVISTEPSTSEQQLQDALKNRDINIKGAEEIIERGNKCNFEDLFQSQGEVKLQINCGRCQFSAQSFAEMKFHLLCFHGEELQGRIKEGILQGGKGAQEELIKHAAHFWKQHKERRNPVKHGTCEEELYAFPKLKRKIYLHQNNFDILTKSELIPSGNSEPGKELQNFGCATQNKKIQIWCKADYNCILCKQVFRRKEELFSHWQNHHSCEDPSLLWTIFNSFSKQGVIELSNNAEK; encoded by the exons ATGCAGAaccctttaaatctttttgaaG ataagCGGAAATCCTCTTCTGGGATAATAAGAAGTGGAAATGGTTTTCAGAATAAAAGTCAGTTTAGGACAATTGCACCAAAGATGGTACCCAAAGTTATAACATCAGGGGTGTCTTGTCTTCCACCTGTTCTTCCTGAACAAACAAATCCTATTTCATCTGCAAGTTCTAAATCACTTATAATGCCAACACAAAACTATACTCTAATGCAAGTTGCTGGTCGTGAGGGAACTTTTTCTCTTGTAGCTTTGCCACATATTACCCCTTCACTGGCAGCACAACGAATCCAACGATCAAATGTGTCCCCTCCTGAAAACCTCAAACTACCTATTCCTAGGTATCAAtctgtaaaaaataaattgttgatTGACAAAAAAACAATTCAAACCTCTTCTTCAAGTGCACATAACAAGATTCCTACCAAGGCACAAATTTCATCACAGACACCAGCAATGACTACTTCAACTGGAGACCTTCCTGAAGCTCATTCTACTACAGATTCATCTGAACAAGTTATTTTAATTGATCGTGGGTCTACTGAAATTACAGTTGCTACTTTACTCAGTGAAAACAACTGTATAGAATCTGTATCTCCTTtactaaacaaaacagaaactgcTGAAGATAGTATTTCGGGACCATCTGTCATTAAGGAATCTTTGTCCAAGCCAATGAATGCAAGAAATCCTGTGAAAATAAATCTACATTCCATGAAATCAACTACTGAAGCCACAAAAGGCTCAGTCATACTGGCTGAGAAACTTAAAGAAAAACTGGTGAATTCTGCAAATTCTGTCACTGTGCTGTCACCGGCAATATTTGGCAATGAAGTTCAATTGACTCACTCCGCACCAAAAGGAAAAATTCCTATTTTGCCATATTCAAGAATGAAAAATGCAATGTTCTGTAAACCGAAACAAAATTCTAACACTGTGGCTGCATCTACTCCTGGGCGAAGACCTGAATGTGAAAAAATACCACCTTTGGTGAAAACCTTTAATGTTTCTACCAGAGTTTATGATAAACTACTAGCGATATCTTTTGCACAAATCTCCAAACAAGCCCCCTATGAAAATACCTTCAGTCCAGCCACTAAACTGGATATTGATAATCTAAAGAAATTGAATGGTGTAGCCTCTAAGAGAAGAGGCAGAAAACGAAGAACCCCAGATGATATATTGGCATTTCAGACCAAAAGAAGAAAGTGCATCATTAATAAATTTAGAGAGGGTAAAGAGAGAATAAAAGTTGATCCCCGTGAATCAAAAGATTGTAGGGCTGAGTCAGTGACAAAATACCGTAGTATCAGACCAAAACCTGTAGTTGTTATGCAAGCtttagctccactgacttctccTGCGGCTATAATAGAAACTCATACTCCTGACTGCATAGAACAAGACATTTTCTTAAATGATCCACTtccaaataaatatttaagttATAAGCAGAGTGATGGCACTTCTGCTAAACAAAGTGATCTGTGTACAAATGTATTTTCTACTGTACCTAAGCCATGGCATAAGTGCCATGTCTGTAACCACAACTTTCAATTTAAACACCATCTTCAGGACCACATGAACTCACACACAAATAGACGGCCTTATAGTTGTCGAATTTGCCATAAAGCATATGTTCATTCAGGAAGCCTAAGCACTCACATGAAGCTTCATCACAATGAAGGTAGACTCAAGAAACTTGTGTGTTGTGAGTTTTGTGCCAAAGTATTTGGCCATGCAAGAGTATACTTTGGCCATCTGAAGGAAGTACACAGGGTTGTTATCAGCACCGAGCCCTCCACAAGTGAACAGCAGCTGCAAGATGCTTTAAAGAATAGagacataaatataaaaggaGCAGAAGAAATAATAGAAAG GGGAAATAAATGCAATTTTGAAGATTTATTTCAGAGTCAAGGAGAAGTCAAATTGCAGATCAATTGTGGCAGATGCCAGTTTAGTGCACAGTCTTTTGCTGAGATGAAGTTTCATTTGTTGTGTTTTCATGGAGAGGAGCTCCAAGGAAGAATAAAAGAAGGAATTCTACAGGGAGGCAAGGGCGCTCAGGAAGAACTAATCAAACATGCAGCTCATTTCTGGAAGCAGCACAAAGAGAGACGAAATCCAGTCAAACATGGCACTTGTGAGGAAGAGCTTTATGCTTTTCcaaaactgaaaaggaaaatatatcTTCACCAAAATAATTTTGATATATTAACTAAAAGTGAGCTTATTCCATCAGGTAACAGTGAACCAGGAAAGGAGTTGCAAAATTTTGGCTGTgccacacaaaataaaaaaattcaaatttggtGTAAAGCTGATTATAACTGCATTTTATGCAAGCAGGTATTTAGAAGAAAAGAGGAGCTTTTCAGTCATTGGCAGAATCATCATAGTTGTGAAGACCCCTCTCTTCTTTGGACTATTTTTAATTCATTCTCCAAACAGGGAGTTATTGAACTTTCTAATAATGCTGAAAAATGA
- the ZNF438 gene encoding zinc finger protein 438 isoform X2, whose translation MNKDKRKSSSGIIRSGNGFQNKSQFRTIAPKMVPKVITSGVSCLPPVLPEQTNPISSASSKSLIMPTQNYTLMQVAGREGTFSLVALPHITPSLAAQRIQRSNVSPPENLKLPIPRYQSVKNKLLIDKKTIQTSSSSAHNKIPTKAQISSQTPAMTTSTGDLPEAHSTTDSSEQVILIDRGSTEITVATLLSENNCIESVSPLLNKTETAEDSISGPSVIKESLSKPMNARNPVKINLHSMKSTTEATKGSVILAEKLKEKLVNSANSVTVLSPAIFGNEVQLTHSAPKGKIPILPYSRMKNAMFCKPKQNSNTVAASTPGRRPECEKIPPLVKTFNVSTRVYDKLLAISFAQISKQAPYENTFSPATKLDIDNLKKLNGVASKRRGRKRRTPDDILAFQTKRRKCIINKFREGKERIKVDPRESKDCRAESVTKYRSIRPKPVVVMQALAPLTSPAAIIETHTPDCIEQDIFLNDPLPNKYLSYKQSDGTSAKQSDLCTNVFSTVPKPWHKCHVCNHNFQFKHHLQDHMNSHTNRRPYSCRICHKAYVHSGSLSTHMKLHHNEGRLKKLVCCEFCAKVFGHARVYFGHLKEVHRVVISTEPSTSEQQLQDALKNRDINIKGAEEIIERGNKCNFEDLFQSQGEVKLQINCGRCQFSAQSFAEMKFHLLCFHGEELQGRIKEGILQGGKGAQEELIKHAAHFWKQHKERRNPVKHGTCEEELYAFPKLKRKIYLHQNNFDILTKSELIPSGNSEPGKELQNFGCATQNKKIQIWCKADYNCILCKQVFRRKEELFSHWQNHHSCEDPSLLWTIFNSFSKQGVIELSNNAEK comes from the exons ataagCGGAAATCCTCTTCTGGGATAATAAGAAGTGGAAATGGTTTTCAGAATAAAAGTCAGTTTAGGACAATTGCACCAAAGATGGTACCCAAAGTTATAACATCAGGGGTGTCTTGTCTTCCACCTGTTCTTCCTGAACAAACAAATCCTATTTCATCTGCAAGTTCTAAATCACTTATAATGCCAACACAAAACTATACTCTAATGCAAGTTGCTGGTCGTGAGGGAACTTTTTCTCTTGTAGCTTTGCCACATATTACCCCTTCACTGGCAGCACAACGAATCCAACGATCAAATGTGTCCCCTCCTGAAAACCTCAAACTACCTATTCCTAGGTATCAAtctgtaaaaaataaattgttgatTGACAAAAAAACAATTCAAACCTCTTCTTCAAGTGCACATAACAAGATTCCTACCAAGGCACAAATTTCATCACAGACACCAGCAATGACTACTTCAACTGGAGACCTTCCTGAAGCTCATTCTACTACAGATTCATCTGAACAAGTTATTTTAATTGATCGTGGGTCTACTGAAATTACAGTTGCTACTTTACTCAGTGAAAACAACTGTATAGAATCTGTATCTCCTTtactaaacaaaacagaaactgcTGAAGATAGTATTTCGGGACCATCTGTCATTAAGGAATCTTTGTCCAAGCCAATGAATGCAAGAAATCCTGTGAAAATAAATCTACATTCCATGAAATCAACTACTGAAGCCACAAAAGGCTCAGTCATACTGGCTGAGAAACTTAAAGAAAAACTGGTGAATTCTGCAAATTCTGTCACTGTGCTGTCACCGGCAATATTTGGCAATGAAGTTCAATTGACTCACTCCGCACCAAAAGGAAAAATTCCTATTTTGCCATATTCAAGAATGAAAAATGCAATGTTCTGTAAACCGAAACAAAATTCTAACACTGTGGCTGCATCTACTCCTGGGCGAAGACCTGAATGTGAAAAAATACCACCTTTGGTGAAAACCTTTAATGTTTCTACCAGAGTTTATGATAAACTACTAGCGATATCTTTTGCACAAATCTCCAAACAAGCCCCCTATGAAAATACCTTCAGTCCAGCCACTAAACTGGATATTGATAATCTAAAGAAATTGAATGGTGTAGCCTCTAAGAGAAGAGGCAGAAAACGAAGAACCCCAGATGATATATTGGCATTTCAGACCAAAAGAAGAAAGTGCATCATTAATAAATTTAGAGAGGGTAAAGAGAGAATAAAAGTTGATCCCCGTGAATCAAAAGATTGTAGGGCTGAGTCAGTGACAAAATACCGTAGTATCAGACCAAAACCTGTAGTTGTTATGCAAGCtttagctccactgacttctccTGCGGCTATAATAGAAACTCATACTCCTGACTGCATAGAACAAGACATTTTCTTAAATGATCCACTtccaaataaatatttaagttATAAGCAGAGTGATGGCACTTCTGCTAAACAAAGTGATCTGTGTACAAATGTATTTTCTACTGTACCTAAGCCATGGCATAAGTGCCATGTCTGTAACCACAACTTTCAATTTAAACACCATCTTCAGGACCACATGAACTCACACACAAATAGACGGCCTTATAGTTGTCGAATTTGCCATAAAGCATATGTTCATTCAGGAAGCCTAAGCACTCACATGAAGCTTCATCACAATGAAGGTAGACTCAAGAAACTTGTGTGTTGTGAGTTTTGTGCCAAAGTATTTGGCCATGCAAGAGTATACTTTGGCCATCTGAAGGAAGTACACAGGGTTGTTATCAGCACCGAGCCCTCCACAAGTGAACAGCAGCTGCAAGATGCTTTAAAGAATAGagacataaatataaaaggaGCAGAAGAAATAATAGAAAG GGGAAATAAATGCAATTTTGAAGATTTATTTCAGAGTCAAGGAGAAGTCAAATTGCAGATCAATTGTGGCAGATGCCAGTTTAGTGCACAGTCTTTTGCTGAGATGAAGTTTCATTTGTTGTGTTTTCATGGAGAGGAGCTCCAAGGAAGAATAAAAGAAGGAATTCTACAGGGAGGCAAGGGCGCTCAGGAAGAACTAATCAAACATGCAGCTCATTTCTGGAAGCAGCACAAAGAGAGACGAAATCCAGTCAAACATGGCACTTGTGAGGAAGAGCTTTATGCTTTTCcaaaactgaaaaggaaaatatatcTTCACCAAAATAATTTTGATATATTAACTAAAAGTGAGCTTATTCCATCAGGTAACAGTGAACCAGGAAAGGAGTTGCAAAATTTTGGCTGTgccacacaaaataaaaaaattcaaatttggtGTAAAGCTGATTATAACTGCATTTTATGCAAGCAGGTATTTAGAAGAAAAGAGGAGCTTTTCAGTCATTGGCAGAATCATCATAGTTGTGAAGACCCCTCTCTTCTTTGGACTATTTTTAATTCATTCTCCAAACAGGGAGTTATTGAACTTTCTAATAATGCTGAAAAATGA
- the ZNF438 gene encoding zinc finger protein 438 isoform X3 has product MVPKVITSGVSCLPPVLPEQTNPISSASSKSLIMPTQNYTLMQVAGREGTFSLVALPHITPSLAAQRIQRSNVSPPENLKLPIPRYQSVKNKLLIDKKTIQTSSSSAHNKIPTKAQISSQTPAMTTSTGDLPEAHSTTDSSEQVILIDRGSTEITVATLLSENNCIESVSPLLNKTETAEDSISGPSVIKESLSKPMNARNPVKINLHSMKSTTEATKGSVILAEKLKEKLVNSANSVTVLSPAIFGNEVQLTHSAPKGKIPILPYSRMKNAMFCKPKQNSNTVAASTPGRRPECEKIPPLVKTFNVSTRVYDKLLAISFAQISKQAPYENTFSPATKLDIDNLKKLNGVASKRRGRKRRTPDDILAFQTKRRKCIINKFREGKERIKVDPRESKDCRAESVTKYRSIRPKPVVVMQALAPLTSPAAIIETHTPDCIEQDIFLNDPLPNKYLSYKQSDGTSAKQSDLCTNVFSTVPKPWHKCHVCNHNFQFKHHLQDHMNSHTNRRPYSCRICHKAYVHSGSLSTHMKLHHNEGRLKKLVCCEFCAKVFGHARVYFGHLKEVHRVVISTEPSTSEQQLQDALKNRDINIKGAEEIIERGNKCNFEDLFQSQGEVKLQINCGRCQFSAQSFAEMKFHLLCFHGEELQGRIKEGILQGGKGAQEELIKHAAHFWKQHKERRNPVKHGTCEEELYAFPKLKRKIYLHQNNFDILTKSELIPSGNSEPGKELQNFGCATQNKKIQIWCKADYNCILCKQVFRRKEELFSHWQNHHSCEDPSLLWTIFNSFSKQGVIELSNNAEK; this is encoded by the exons ATGGTACCCAAAGTTATAACATCAGGGGTGTCTTGTCTTCCACCTGTTCTTCCTGAACAAACAAATCCTATTTCATCTGCAAGTTCTAAATCACTTATAATGCCAACACAAAACTATACTCTAATGCAAGTTGCTGGTCGTGAGGGAACTTTTTCTCTTGTAGCTTTGCCACATATTACCCCTTCACTGGCAGCACAACGAATCCAACGATCAAATGTGTCCCCTCCTGAAAACCTCAAACTACCTATTCCTAGGTATCAAtctgtaaaaaataaattgttgatTGACAAAAAAACAATTCAAACCTCTTCTTCAAGTGCACATAACAAGATTCCTACCAAGGCACAAATTTCATCACAGACACCAGCAATGACTACTTCAACTGGAGACCTTCCTGAAGCTCATTCTACTACAGATTCATCTGAACAAGTTATTTTAATTGATCGTGGGTCTACTGAAATTACAGTTGCTACTTTACTCAGTGAAAACAACTGTATAGAATCTGTATCTCCTTtactaaacaaaacagaaactgcTGAAGATAGTATTTCGGGACCATCTGTCATTAAGGAATCTTTGTCCAAGCCAATGAATGCAAGAAATCCTGTGAAAATAAATCTACATTCCATGAAATCAACTACTGAAGCCACAAAAGGCTCAGTCATACTGGCTGAGAAACTTAAAGAAAAACTGGTGAATTCTGCAAATTCTGTCACTGTGCTGTCACCGGCAATATTTGGCAATGAAGTTCAATTGACTCACTCCGCACCAAAAGGAAAAATTCCTATTTTGCCATATTCAAGAATGAAAAATGCAATGTTCTGTAAACCGAAACAAAATTCTAACACTGTGGCTGCATCTACTCCTGGGCGAAGACCTGAATGTGAAAAAATACCACCTTTGGTGAAAACCTTTAATGTTTCTACCAGAGTTTATGATAAACTACTAGCGATATCTTTTGCACAAATCTCCAAACAAGCCCCCTATGAAAATACCTTCAGTCCAGCCACTAAACTGGATATTGATAATCTAAAGAAATTGAATGGTGTAGCCTCTAAGAGAAGAGGCAGAAAACGAAGAACCCCAGATGATATATTGGCATTTCAGACCAAAAGAAGAAAGTGCATCATTAATAAATTTAGAGAGGGTAAAGAGAGAATAAAAGTTGATCCCCGTGAATCAAAAGATTGTAGGGCTGAGTCAGTGACAAAATACCGTAGTATCAGACCAAAACCTGTAGTTGTTATGCAAGCtttagctccactgacttctccTGCGGCTATAATAGAAACTCATACTCCTGACTGCATAGAACAAGACATTTTCTTAAATGATCCACTtccaaataaatatttaagttATAAGCAGAGTGATGGCACTTCTGCTAAACAAAGTGATCTGTGTACAAATGTATTTTCTACTGTACCTAAGCCATGGCATAAGTGCCATGTCTGTAACCACAACTTTCAATTTAAACACCATCTTCAGGACCACATGAACTCACACACAAATAGACGGCCTTATAGTTGTCGAATTTGCCATAAAGCATATGTTCATTCAGGAAGCCTAAGCACTCACATGAAGCTTCATCACAATGAAGGTAGACTCAAGAAACTTGTGTGTTGTGAGTTTTGTGCCAAAGTATTTGGCCATGCAAGAGTATACTTTGGCCATCTGAAGGAAGTACACAGGGTTGTTATCAGCACCGAGCCCTCCACAAGTGAACAGCAGCTGCAAGATGCTTTAAAGAATAGagacataaatataaaaggaGCAGAAGAAATAATAGAAAG GGGAAATAAATGCAATTTTGAAGATTTATTTCAGAGTCAAGGAGAAGTCAAATTGCAGATCAATTGTGGCAGATGCCAGTTTAGTGCACAGTCTTTTGCTGAGATGAAGTTTCATTTGTTGTGTTTTCATGGAGAGGAGCTCCAAGGAAGAATAAAAGAAGGAATTCTACAGGGAGGCAAGGGCGCTCAGGAAGAACTAATCAAACATGCAGCTCATTTCTGGAAGCAGCACAAAGAGAGACGAAATCCAGTCAAACATGGCACTTGTGAGGAAGAGCTTTATGCTTTTCcaaaactgaaaaggaaaatatatcTTCACCAAAATAATTTTGATATATTAACTAAAAGTGAGCTTATTCCATCAGGTAACAGTGAACCAGGAAAGGAGTTGCAAAATTTTGGCTGTgccacacaaaataaaaaaattcaaatttggtGTAAAGCTGATTATAACTGCATTTTATGCAAGCAGGTATTTAGAAGAAAAGAGGAGCTTTTCAGTCATTGGCAGAATCATCATAGTTGTGAAGACCCCTCTCTTCTTTGGACTATTTTTAATTCATTCTCCAAACAGGGAGTTATTGAACTTTCTAATAATGCTGAAAAATGA